A region from the Caldisericum sp. genome encodes:
- a CDS encoding HesA/MoeB/ThiF family protein has protein sequence MLSKDELERYDRQIRIDKIGVEGQQKLKSANVLVVGAGGLGSPILLYLGSAGVGRIGIVDGDVVSITNLNRQILYNMDDLGKEKVLVAKEKIEKLNPNITVEAYNTWLTDEEITERIFSKFSAVIDATDNYETRYLINRIAVKLNKILFIGAVGRFVGQLMVVIPHETACFNCIFPERAKEILFELTEENRNQGIIGTTVGVTGTLVANEFIKYALGIGEILRNKLLLFDGLTNEFSIINLEKDPNCKVCSII, from the coding sequence ATGCTTTCTAAAGATGAATTAGAAAGATACGATCGGCAAATAAGAATAGATAAGATTGGAGTTGAGGGTCAACAAAAATTGAAAAGTGCAAATGTCCTCGTTGTTGGCGCAGGAGGATTAGGGAGTCCTATTCTTTTGTATCTTGGATCTGCAGGTGTTGGGAGAATCGGTATTGTCGACGGCGATGTAGTTTCGATAACGAATCTTAATAGGCAGATTTTATACAATATGGATGACCTTGGAAAAGAAAAAGTACTTGTTGCAAAAGAAAAAATTGAAAAACTAAATCCAAATATAACCGTTGAAGCATATAACACCTGGTTAACAGATGAGGAAATTACCGAAAGAATTTTTAGCAAGTTTAGTGCAGTAATTGACGCAACAGATAATTACGAAACAAGGTATCTTATAAATAGAATTGCAGTAAAGTTAAACAAGATTCTTTTTATTGGTGCAGTGGGTAGATTTGTTGGTCAACTGATGGTTGTTATTCCACACGAAACTGCATGTTTCAATTGCATTTTTCCCGAGAGAGCTAAAGAAATTCTTTTTGAACTAACCGAGGAAAATAGGAATCAAGGCATAATTGGTACAACTGTGGGGGTTACAGGTACTCTTGTTGCAAATGAATTTATTAAGTACGCTTTGGGTATTGGGGAAATTCTTAGGAATAAACTTCTGTTGTTTGATGGTTTGACTAATGAATTTTCAATTATTAACCTTGAGAAAGACCCAAATTGCAAGGTTTGTAGTATAATATAG
- a CDS encoding YHS domain-containing protein, translating to MVQDPVCKMIIEKEKAIASVEYKGEIYYFCSEECKEAFLKNPEKYTLKPKRPESSGC from the coding sequence ATGGTCCAGGATCCTGTTTGTAAGATGATTATCGAAAAAGAGAAGGCAATTGCAAGTGTTGAGTATAAGGGTGAAATTTATTACTTTTGTTCTGAAGAGTGTAAAGAAGCGTTTTTAAAAAACCCGGAAAAGTACACTTTAAAACCAAAAAGGCCTGAAAGTTCGGGGTGTTAA